A single window of Mustela erminea isolate mMusErm1 chromosome 4, mMusErm1.Pri, whole genome shotgun sequence DNA harbors:
- the CALHM6 gene encoding calcium homeostasis modulator protein 6 — MEKFRAVLDLHLKHHSTLGYGLVTLLTAGGERVFSTAVFQCPCSATWNLPYGLVFLLVPALALFLLGYVLNARTWRLLTGCCARGARSGGCGAARRAVLVFAQLSATAAVAPLTWVSVALLGGAFYECAASGSGPLARRLCRGRDPTCEARLPLAPCSPARAADVQDLLKELKAQSQVLGWILIAVVIIFLLIFTSVSRCLSPVSFLQLKFWKIYLEQEQQILKSQATEHATELAKENIKCFFECTHPKQYNTPSVKDWQQISSLYTFNPKDQYYSMLHKYVNRKEKSQSIRSNEGDVVIPILGFVDTPGMNTAAEL; from the exons ATGGAGAAGTTCCGGGCGGTGCTGGACCTGCACCTCAAGCATCACAGCACGCTGGGCTACGGCCTGGTGACCCTCCTGACGGCGGGCGGCGAGCGCGTGTTCTCCACCGCGGTATTCCAGTGTCCCTGCAGCGCCACCTGGAACCTGCCCTACGGCCTGGTCTTCCTGCTGGTGCCCGCGCTCGCCCTCTTCCTGCTGGGCTACGTGCTCAACGCGCGCACCTGGCGCCTGCTGACCGGCTGCTGCGCGCGCGGCGCCCGCTCGGGGGGCtgcggcgcggcgcggcgggcCGTCCTGGTGTTCGCGCAGCTCAGCGCCACCGCCGCCGTCGCGCCGCTCACCTGGGTGTCGGTGGCGCTGCTCGGGGGCGCCTTCTACGAGTGCGCCGCCTCCGGGAGCGGCCCCCTGGCGCGGCGCCTGTGCCGCGGCCGCGACCCCACCTGCGAGGCCCGGCTGCCGCTGGCGCCCTGCAGCCCCGCGCGGGCGGCCGACGTGCAGGACCTGCTGAAGGAGCTCAAGGCCCAGTCGCAG gttcTGGGCTGGATCCTGATAGCAGTTGTCATCATCTTCCTTCTGATCTTTACATCTGTCTCCCGATGCCTATCTCCAGTTAGTTTCCTGCAGCTGAAATTCTGGAAAATCTATTTGGAACAGGAGCAGCAGATCCTTAAAAGTCAGGCCACAGAGCATGCAACAGAACTGGCCAAAGAGAATATTAAATGTTTCTTTGAATGCACGCATCCAAAGCAGTATAACACCCCCAGTGTCAAAGACTGGCAGCAAATTTCCTCACTGTATACTTTCAATCCAAAGGACCAGTACTACAGCATGTTGCACAAATATgtcaacagaaaagagaagagtcaGAGTATCAGATCTAACGAAGGAGATGTAGTGATTCCCATTCTTGGCTTTGTAGATACACCCGGTATGAACACTGCTGCCGAGTTATGA